The Streptomyces sp. HUAS MG91 sequence CGGGAGAGCCGGCACGCGGAGGCGGTGGAGGCCGCCTGCCGTGAACTGTCCGACCCGTCGACGTCGCAGCCGGCGGACGCCCTGCTCGTCGCCGACGTCGCGCGGCTGCTGCACGCCGCCGGACTGGAGAACGCGGCCTGGACCCTGCTCGAACGGTTCCTGGAGAACGAGCAGTTGGTGCAGGCCTCCGACGTGCTGTGCGTGGTGCGGGGCGTGCTGGCGATCCCGCTGCCCGACGCGGAGCTGCTGCTGCGCGCCACGGTGGGCCGCTGGTCGGACGTGCGTCACCGTGACGAGGCGGTCGGCACGCTGCGCGCGGAGGGCCTCGGCCCGCAGGCCGACTGGATCGTCAAGTCTCTGCGCTGACCCGGGGGCGGGGCGCCGCGCCCTGGTGCGGCAGGGTGGGCTTGACCCGGTCCATGTAGCGGCGGGCGGCCCGCACGAGCAGCGGGAAGACCACCAGGGCCGCCAGCACGGAGACGGTGCGCGTGACCGGCGCCGCGCTCTCGCCGAACAGTTCGCGCAGGCCCGTGCAGCCCACGAGCACGGCGATGTAGCCGACGAGCAGCAGCAGCGGCCGTACCGCGGGATCGCCGCGCCGGGTGAACCGGGACAGGTGCTCACGGGCGTCGTAGTGGCGCAGCACCCGCCCGATGTACGGCAGGTCGCGCCCGGCGAGCCAGGGCAGCGCGAGGAGCAGCGCCGCCCCGGTGCCCACGCCCGCCATGCCCCGCCAGACGTCGGCCCAGCCCGCCTCGTGGATCACCAGGGCGATCGCGACGAACGCGGTGTAGGCCAGGGCCCAGCGGACCGTCGTGCGCAGCCAGGTCGCATCGGTGCCGGGCAGCGCCACGAGGACGACGCCCGGCATGGCGTAGACGACCATGATCGGGACGCTGTTGAGGGCGACCAGCTGCTCCCAGTTGCCGCGCACGAGGGCGAGGGTGGTCAGGCCGATGACGAGGTTGACGATGAGGATCATCCAGTACGCGTCGATCTCCGCCCCGCGGAACTTGAACGAGGCGCGACGCGCGGTCTGGAGGCCGCGGTGGGTGAGGTGGGCGCGGCTGAGGGCGGCGACCTCGCGGGTCAGGGCGTGGGTGAAGACGATGCCGGAGCCCATCGGGGACAGGACGGCGTTGAGCCGGATCAGCCAGGCCAGCCAGGTCATCGAGGCGGCGGTGGCGAACTGGGCGTAGGGCGACTGGAGCATGTCCGCGGCGAGGGAGCCGCAGTTCTGCGAGAACACGTACTGCAGCGCGGTGTAGAGGGCGACGGCGCCGACCAGGGTGCCGTAGACGGCCCAGCGCAGGCGGGCCGCCTCTCCCATGCCGCGGCGCTTGATGTTGCCCGCGAAGTCCAGGGGCGCCTGGAAGCCGATGTACGCGTAGATGATGCCGCCGCCGAGCACCACGTACAGGGCGGAGAAGTGGTCGGCCTGGCCGCGCAGCCGGTCGGCGCCGCCCGACTGGCCGCTCAGGTACCAGGCGTCGCCCGGTGTGCAGGAGCCGGCGGCGTCGGTCGCGGCGAAGGTGAGGCAGACGACGATGAGCAGCGGGACGAGCACCTTGATCACGGTGATGAAGAGGTTCAGCCGTATCAGCCGCCGGGCGGGCAGCAGGTTGAAGCCGACGACGGCCATCATCAGCACGACGGCGCACAGGGCGCCTGTGAACGACAGGTCGTTGGCCCGGTCGAGGCCGGTGGGCAGCCCGCCGGTGTGGCCGCTGCGCAGCAGGGACGGGAACCAGTGGGCGAGGCCGCGCACCATGGCCGCGGCCTCGCTGGCCGGGTTCACGGCGTAGACGATCCACAGGGCCGCGGCGACGACGGTGGCCACGAGCGGTCCCGCGGCCTGGAGCGGCAGGAATATCAGGCC is a genomic window containing:
- a CDS encoding APC family permease, coding for MRVRGGSAEDVDEGRRLSVLDLVGLAAGGVVGSGWLLAAGQAHWAAGGDAVWAWVIGGAVMLLIAAVMVELGIAAPKTGGLIFLPLQAAGPLVATVVAAALWIVYAVNPASEAAAMVRGLAHWFPSLLRSGHTGGLPTGLDRANDLSFTGALCAVVLMMAVVGFNLLPARRLIRLNLFITVIKVLVPLLIVVCLTFAATDAAGSCTPGDAWYLSGQSGGADRLRGQADHFSALYVVLGGGIIYAYIGFQAPLDFAGNIKRRGMGEAARLRWAVYGTLVGAVALYTALQYVFSQNCGSLAADMLQSPYAQFATAASMTWLAWLIRLNAVLSPMGSGIVFTHALTREVAALSRAHLTHRGLQTARRASFKFRGAEIDAYWMILIVNLVIGLTTLALVRGNWEQLVALNSVPIMVVYAMPGVVLVALPGTDATWLRTTVRWALAYTAFVAIALVIHEAGWADVWRGMAGVGTGAALLLALPWLAGRDLPYIGRVLRHYDAREHLSRFTRRGDPAVRPLLLLVGYIAVLVGCTGLRELFGESAAPVTRTVSVLAALVVFPLLVRAARRYMDRVKPTLPHQGAAPRPRVSAET